ATATGTAATGCGCGTCAGTATACCCGTAAATAAGCGATTACACAGGATTTTATATGGAAAGCGAGAATAGTGAATGACGGGAAATTATGCCCACAGAGAGACAGGGGTGCGCGGTGGGGAAAACCTATTGCAGGCTCCGGACAAGTCTATCCGTTATGATGCAGGAGGAGACAGGCCTGTGGCGGATTTGTTATCGGTAGGCGCGGTGCTCTCGGAACGCTACGAGATAAAAAAGGTCATAGGCCAGGGCGGCATGGGTGCTGTCTATCTGGCCTCAGACAAGCGCCTTCCGGTGAAACAGTGGGCAGTGAAGGAGATGGTGCACCAGTCGGCCGATACGGCTGAAAAGCTGGAGATAGAGAAGCTTTTCACCGAAGAAGCCCATCACCTCGCCACGCTTGATCATCCCAACCTCCCCAGGGTCGCCGATTTCCTCCCTGAAGGTGACAGGAAATATCTCATCATGGAATATATCGAGGGGGAGACCCTGGAAGATATGATTGTCTCGGCCAGGGGCCCCCTGCCCCTTGAAAAGGTTATCAACTATGCAATGCAGCTTGCCGACGTGCTCTCCTATCTTCATAACCAGAAGCCCCATCCCCTGATTTTCAGGGATCTCAAGCCTTCAAACATCATGATTACGGGAAACGGGAGGGTCAAGCTGATTGATTTCGGCATAGCCCGCATATTTGTCTCGGGCAAGCAGAAGGATACCATAGTGCTGGGAACCCCTGGATTTGCGCCGCCCGAGCAGTACGGCAAATCCCAGACGGATCAGCGCTCTGACATCTTCAGCTACGGCGCCACCGTATACTATGCTCTTTCCGGTGAGGATCCGGCAAAATCGCCCTTCCATTTCCCCCCTCTCAGGAACTTTAATCCCAATATCCCTCCCTCCATAGAGGAGGTTATCATGAAATGCGTGAACCTGGCGCCAGAGAGCAGGTTCCAGTCGATGGACGAGGTGGTGGAAGGATTTACAAAGCTTCCTCCGGCTCTTCCCAGGGCCGTGACGACATCGCTTCTCGCTCTGCAGCAGGGTGCCGATCCTTATTTCGACCCCCAGAGCCTTGACTTTGGCATCCTGAAAAGGGGCAGCATGCGCCAGATGAGCGTGAAGATAATCGGCGAGGTGAAAGGGAGCCTTACCTCTAACAAGAAGTGGCTTAAAATAAAGCCCTCCTCGGTAAAAGGAACAAGCCCCGTCATCGATATACTCATAGACACGACGCGCCTGGCCCATGGGGGAAGCTATATGGCCGATATCACCTTTTCCGGGAAGGGCGTAAAGCTCTCCCTCCCCGTAAATGTCTCCCTGGAGACTCAGGCCGTCAGCGTATGGAAATACGCAATAGCGGTGATTCTCACCATGCTTACTGTCATCCCGGCACTGGGCTTTCTCTCTTACGTGATCCTTCTGAGCATGTATTATTCGCATCCCGGCGAGGAAAGGGGGCCTCTCGGGGTGCTCATGATGATAGCCTCCATAATATCACTGCTCTGGCTGCTCCTCATTCTTGGAGCCGTCACTTATTTTATGGTACTACCCAGGTTCAGGCAGGGAAGCATATGAAGACGCTTTGTTGAGTCGAGACAGGAGGAAACACTATGATTTGTCCTAATTGCAAAAGGCCAAGCAGCGAAGGGGAGGAGTACTGCGACGATTGCGGCGCCCAGCTTGTGGCAGAAACGCCATCACTGTCAAGTGAGCCGGAAAGCAGCGGCCACCTGAAAGCCGGTGACGAGCTGAACGGCCGCTACAGGATCTCGGCATCTTTCCCCCTGCTCAAAGGCTTCCGGTACGAAGCCAGGGACAGCCAGGGCGACAAGGAAGTGGTGGTATACGAGAAGCCCCTCGCGGGGGCCGGGCAGTCAAACGTGCTCAAGCTCCAGTGGGATGTCCTCAAAGAGCTCAATGAGCCCCGCTTTCCCGTTGTTCTTGAATACTTTGAAAACGGTGAAAAGGCCTTCCTCGTGAGCGAGGTGATCCCCGGAGAGTCCCTTGAAGATGTTCTCAAGCGTGACAAGGCGGCATTTCCTCCCCTGAAGGTCATGGAATGGGGGATCTCCCTCTGCGAAGCCGTTGGGAAGCTCCATGCGAAAAATCTCCTGCACAGGGGGCTTCAGCCCTCAAATATCATAAGGCAGGAGAATGATTCCCTGATACTGAGCGGCTTTGAAAGGCTCTGCCCCCTGGGGGAGGTGCCTGACGAGTGCGCCGTCACCCCGGGATTTTCTGCCCCTGAAGCTTATGGAATAGGCGATGGGAAAGTTGACGTGCGATCTGATGTTTACAGTATCGGCGCAAGCCTTTACTGCCTCATCTCCGGAAAGACTCCCCACCTGGAGCAGAGGGAGACCTTTTTTGCCTTCCCTCCCTTCAATGAGTATAAGGTGAAGGTGAGCCCTGACGTGGAAAATGTCATTCTCACTGCGGTGAACAAGAAGCTCGATGAGCGTTTCCAGTCAGTGACCGCCCTGATGGACGCCCTGAAGAAGGTCTATGACGAGGAAGCCACACGGGCAAAGCTTCCCGAGGCGGTAAGCCTCTCCTTTAAAAGCGGGATGATTACCAATATAGGCTGTGTGCGCTCCATTAACCAGGACAGCTGCCTTTATATGATCTTCCAGGCTTATGAAAAGTCAGAGCCGAAGGACTGTGCGCTGTTTGTCGTGGCAGACGGTATGGGAGGCGAGGCTGAAGGGGAAAAGGCAAGCTCCCTTGCCATCAGGGCCATCGCGCACTTCATGGTTGAGAGCAGGATCCCCGTTGAGGCAGGGCAGGGCACCAGGATGCTCCTTCCCGAGGAGGTAATGGAGAGGAATAAAATACTTGCCTCAGAGGCCCTCAAGCAGGCAAATTCCATTGTCTTTGAGTATTCACAGAAGGAGAGCTACAGGAAAGGCATGGGATCGACAATCTCTGCTGCCCTCATAGAGGGCGACACTCTTGTGGTGGGCCATGCGGGCGATACGAGAGTATACCTCATAAGGGACACCATAGAGCAGATTTCGGAAGACCACTCGCTTGTGGGACGCCTTGTGAAAATGGGGCAGATGAAAAAGGAGGAGGCCCTCAGGTCTCCCCAGAGAAGCATGGTGTACCGTGCCCTGGGGACGAGTCCCCAGCTTGATGTGGACGTCTACGAGAGAAAGCTCCAGAGCGGCGATACTCTCCTCATATGCTCCGACGGGGTGTGGGAGTATTACCTTGATGACGAGCTCCTGAATTTGGTGCAGGAGTATAAGGAGCCCCAGAAGATATGCAACAGGCTCGTGGAGCTCTGCCTGGAGCGCGGCGCTGATGACAACTGCACCGCCATCGTCGTGACAATGACTGACAGCACGTAGGAAGCGCAGGCCCCATAAGGAGGAGATCACCTGATTTTATTGAAAAGAGTTAAAAAAGGAGGCGAGAATCGTGGCAGGTGAAGTGTTACTTGATGCAAAGCTCAGTTACCAGAACGTGCTGGTGACAAGTGAAAACAAGATGGTATATATGCTCATCGATCTGAAGGCCGGGAAAGAGGTTTCGTACGGCCCCGCCCCTCTCAACCTTTCCATCGTAATCGACAAGAGCGGTTCGATGTACCAGGCGGAGAAGCTTGAATATGTAATCGATGCCGTGCAGTACGTGATAGATCAGCTCAGGCCCGGCGATATCATATCGATCGTTCCTTTCGCTGACAAGTCGAGGGTCCTCATCCCTGCGGGGCAGATCTTTGACAAGGAATCTGCCAAGAAGATGATACGCAACATAGACCAGGTTGACGTGGGCTCGGGCACCGAGATGCTCAAGGGCATCAACGCCGCCATCTCTGAGGTGAAGAAGAATTTCTCCAGGGACAGAACCAACCATATCATCCTCCTCACCGACGGCCTGACCCTCCATGAGAATAAATGCAAGGATGAGTGCCGGAGAACGACGGAGTTCGGCATCTCATTCAGCACCATCGGCGTGGGCGATGATTTCAACGAAAAGCTCCTCATTGACATTGCCAACTCATGCCGCGGCAAATCCTATTACATCGACATTCCCAGGGACATCCCCAACATCTTCGCCCAGGAGCTCCAGGGAGTCCAGAGCGTCATGGTGATGAGCCCCACTCTCAAGGTGAAGCTCATGAAGGACATTGAGGCCCGGAGGGTCTTCAAGGTGAAGCCTCTCATCACCGATATGGGAACACTTCCCGCCGTCGATAAGACCATCACGGTCACCCTGAGCGACCTGCAGAAAAATGAGCCCCAGAGTGTTCTTTTCGAGCTGGTGCTGCCTTCACGGCAGGCCGGCACCTATCGCGTAGGGAGGGTCGAGGCGATATACAGTGTCCCCCAGGCAGGCAGCGAGGTCATAGGGCAGGATATCCTGATAAATTATACTCTGGACCAGGCGCTTGCCTCGGTGGTGAACCCCCAGGTGATGAACGTGATTGACCTTGTGAGCGTTTTCCGGCAGCAGACCCGGGCTCTCGAGTTCGCCAAGAGCGGCGACAAAGCCAAGGCCACAAAGCTGCTTCGCTCGGCGGCAACGACGCTCCTTGATCATGGCCATAAGGAGCTTGCCGATCAGGCGCTTGCGGAAGCCCAGCGAATCGAAAAAGGGACGGGCGCCACATCGGCAGGAACCAAAAAGCTTGAATACGGTACGAGGAAGCTCACGCAGCTTCTCGACCAGCTTCCCATGTAACGGCGACGGCCCAGTGCTCAAGGCCGATTGAATCTGTACCAATAAATACTCTGTGAAGATAAAGGAGGAACTACAATGAAATGTCCTGAATGCGGTGCTGAAAATCTTGAAGGTGCGGCCTATTGCGAAGACTGCGGATCGAAACTCCCTGTGGGCTCCGCGGCGCCTCCTCCCGCTGCCGGTATTCCCCCTGTGCAGCCTCCTGTCGTCGAGCAGGCTCCGCCTGTCGTCACTGCAGGCGGTATGATGAAGTGCGGTTCCTGCGGGGCAGAGAACCCTGCAGGTGAAGCCTATTGCGAGGACTGCGGCGCAGGATTGGGTGCGCCGGCAGCAGTGCCGGCAGGCGGGGACGCGCCTCAGCAGGTGATATCAGCGCCTCCTCCCGTTGCGACCGCGAAGGCGAAGATCACAGTCCTGGCAAACAGCAAAGAGTTTCTTCTGAACAAGGATGTCATCACTATCGGACGGAGGAGCCCCGCTGACGGGATCTATCCCGACGTGGACCTTACCGATGATGACCCTGAATCCTACATATCCCGGAGGCATGCCCAGATAATAAAGCAGAATGACCAGTTTATCTTTGAGGACGTGGGAAGCGCCAACGGGAGCTTTGTGAATGGCAACAAGGCTGTCAAGGGCGCCCAGGAGATCCTCAAGAACGATGACAAGCTGAGGCTGGGAAAGACAGAGGCCGTGTTCACCATAATGTCATAGCCGCTGGAAGGGGAGGGCGGAGGCTGTCATGCCCCCGAGAGCATGGATTGTATCGCCAGCACAAAGGCGTCCTGGACCTCGGGCCTGGAGCCCAGGATATCGGTGAAGACAAGAGAAAGAGAGGGAAAAGCCTCAATGGCTTTTCTCTTTATTTCGGGGAGATCGTGCCTCATGTGCCCCCCTGCCGACAGGAAAAGGGGGATGACGAGGACCTCCCCGGCGCCCCGGCTCTTCAGGGCGGAAAGGGCATCAGCAAGGGCTGGCGGGGAAAATTGCATGTAGGCGAGCATCACGGGGATGCCGGCGTTGTTTTCCTGGACCCTCTCCCTCAGGCGCTCAAAGGGCTCTCTCCAGAGGGGATCCATGCTCCCGTGTGCGAACAGAATGACGGCCTTTTTCACCAGCTATTCCCTTCTTTTCATGATTATCATCCCCATGGGGGGGACCTGTGCATCGACGCACTTGTATTTGCCTTCCGAGAGCACCTCCGAGAAGGCGTGATCGATGGGACCATTGCTGGAGAAGAGATACTCCATCCTTGTGTGTGCCTCATGGAGCTCGCTCTCGACAAGTATGCGGGCATGGCGGGGCTCATGGGCGTTTGTGTTTATAGCAACGAGGATCTCCTCGCCAGCAAGAATTCTTGACCAGGCTATGATCTCCTTCGGTTCCGGCCATCTGAATGCCTCGCCGCCCCTGGAAATCTGCCTGAAATACTGCCTCCCGTAACGGAGCGTGGGCTCACATGCCCTGATGGCGCAGATCTTTGAGATTTTCCTGTAGAGGGGGCTGGCATCGTTGAAAAAATGCACTCCCCTCGTTCTCTTGGCGCCGAATTCCCCTCCGAACATACTCTCCCTCACCCACCGGTCCGCGTAGGGCACTCCCCCCTTGCCGTCGAAGCCCTGCTCATTGCCATAGTATATTGACGGGATCCCCAGGCTTGTGAGCTGGAAGCCCGTTGCGGGGACAATCTGCTCCGGGAAAGGGTTGTCGGCCAGGAAGCGGGCCTTGCCCTCCTCCGGGTAACGCCAGACCTGGTCGTGGTCGTCCAGGATGCTCACGTGGAACTTGCCCATCTCCCTGTGGCTTGCCAGCGGAAGGTTTGATTTCTTGGTATAGTATTGGAATAGCTCCATGGGAGTGAGAAAGCCCTTGATCACCTTTTCCATGGCCCGGGGAGGCCCGTTGATGTCCAGCACGGAATTCAGGCCTGACTGCGTGGTATCAGCAAGGTATTCCAGGGCAATATGCTCGCTTCCTGCCACTTCTCCCATCAGCATGAAATTGTGCTTTCCTATCAGCTCGGCATATTCCCTGATCGCATTGCAGAATTTTCTCGAGGTATCGAGGCCCACATGCTTCACCGCGTCGATCCTGAAGCCGTCGCAGTCAGTGTAATATATCCAGAACCGGTATATCTTGATAAGGGCGTCAAGGACCTCCCTGTTCTCATGATCCAGGTCTTTGAGCTCGTAGAAATCGCCTTCCCGGTATTCAGGCTCGGTGTCCCAGTTCACGATGGCGCCTTTCCTGCTGTACCAGCGGGGGTTCTGAAACTCCACGGGCCACACGGCGTCATCGGCCTCTTCGATGGCCCCGTCAAATCCTCCGCCTTTTCTCGTTCTCCAGCCGCCGAAAGGATAAGGCTCCCCGCGGTAAGAGGGGAAGTTCCTCAGGTTCTCCACCCCTTCGAATCCCTGGTAGTACCAGTTGTTACCCGTATGGTTGTGGATTATGTCCAGGATGACATACATGCCCCTCTGGTGGGCCTGGGCCACGAGGTCCTTCAGATCCTCCCTGGTGCCGAAGTGGGGATCGACATCAAGAAAGTTCTGGATGCCGTAGCCATGATAGGTGACAAATGAATATTCCCTGGCGATGTCCCTCCAGTCGGCCCTCTGCCTGAAAACCGGCGAGAGCCAGAGCGTCGTGATGCCGAGCCCCTGGAGATAGTCAAGCTTTGAGATGATGCCTTTCAGAGTGCCGCCTTCCCAGGTGATCCCCGCGTTCCGCCATCGCGCCCCTCCGTCCCCATCGAGGGCATTACCGTCATATGAGGGATCGTAGAGGGGGCGGAGCTGCTCTTTTCCATCAGAGAAGCGGTCCACAATGATAAGGTAGAGCACCTGGTCCCTCCAGTCCGCCGGTGAAGGGAAGGCGTCCTTTGGTATATGGAGCGTGAGTTCTTTGAGGCTGCGTTCGGTGCGCATAGGTTCCGCCTTTCTGCATGATAATCGAGGGTAATTCAATGCCACGGCGAAAAATCCTGTTCCCCGGGCTCTTGCGATTGGGAAGAAGCGCCGCCATGTCCGTACGTTAACATTTTGTTAACAAAAAACAGCTGATTTTTCAACGTTTTCTATAGTATAATAAGGGCGGATGGATCTGACGCAGAAACTGGAGGGGAACTATATGAGCGACATGATAAGCTTCAACCCGAACATGAATGTATCGCCTTTGACTCCGAGGCAGATGCCTTTGCAGCAGAAGTCTTCAGAGAATTTTGTCACCGAGTGGCAGCAGCCTCTGGGAGACCAGCTGGAAGTCAACTTCAAGACCCCCCCTGAAATAAAGCTCCCTTCAAAGCCTGCCGAGAAAAAGGCGGAGCCGGAGAAGCCCTCGGAGCAGTTCGTCACCGACTGGCAGATGCCCGCGGCAAAGAAGGGTCCCGACATGGTGAGCGCCGACACCCTCACGGGCATCGGACAGGCAGGGAAAGAGCAGAACGGGAACACTACGGGGAGAATCTTCATTGATGACACGCCTCCTCTTCAGGGCCTCGATCTCCCCTGGGAATTTCCTGCTCCCGCTCCGCTCAAGGATATCGGCCAGATAACGCTCACGGCCGGCCCGGGGACAGCCTTCTTCAACACGGGGCTCAACTCAATCTCGTCGTCGCTCAAGGATGGCATCTACTTCCTGGACGGAGAAAAGTTCTAGGAGTATCACGAACAAAACGAAGCTTTCAGGGACGGACCTTCAGGTCCGTCTCTTATTTTTTTCGCGCGGGACCGCCTGGAGCACCTCTCTCGATGAGAATCTTTACCAATTCGAGATTTCCTTCTATGCTGATAATACTGCTGATACTGGCTTTTTCGATTGAGTCCCGCGCCCAGGATATTATGGGTCAATTTCAGAGGATCTTGAGCTGCTGAAGCCAGGCAATAACGTCCTCAGTCCATCGGTCGGAGTCCTTGTCCTGCTTTCTCACCCCGAAGGCGTGGCCGCCGCTCTTATAGAGCTTGAGAGTTACGCTGACCCCGACTTTCCTGAGCGCCGCGGCGTAGACCTCGGAATAATGGACAGGATCGACCGGATCGTCCTTGGCGTGGATCAACAGCGTCGGTGGAATTCCCCTGGAAATCACAATGTCGCTGTTCAGCGCTCGAGAATCCACATTCTTGTGGCTCATCGTCATATGTCCTGGATACACGGGGACGGCGAAATCTGGACGACAGCTGACCTG
The Candidatus Eremiobacterota bacterium genome window above contains:
- a CDS encoding serine/threonine-protein kinase, whose translation is MADLLSVGAVLSERYEIKKVIGQGGMGAVYLASDKRLPVKQWAVKEMVHQSADTAEKLEIEKLFTEEAHHLATLDHPNLPRVADFLPEGDRKYLIMEYIEGETLEDMIVSARGPLPLEKVINYAMQLADVLSYLHNQKPHPLIFRDLKPSNIMITGNGRVKLIDFGIARIFVSGKQKDTIVLGTPGFAPPEQYGKSQTDQRSDIFSYGATVYYALSGEDPAKSPFHFPPLRNFNPNIPPSIEEVIMKCVNLAPESRFQSMDEVVEGFTKLPPALPRAVTTSLLALQQGADPYFDPQSLDFGILKRGSMRQMSVKIIGEVKGSLTSNKKWLKIKPSSVKGTSPVIDILIDTTRLAHGGSYMADITFSGKGVKLSLPVNVSLETQAVSVWKYAIAVILTMLTVIPALGFLSYVILLSMYYSHPGEERGPLGVLMMIASIISLLWLLLILGAVTYFMVLPRFRQGSI
- a CDS encoding SpoIIE family protein phosphatase, which gives rise to MICPNCKRPSSEGEEYCDDCGAQLVAETPSLSSEPESSGHLKAGDELNGRYRISASFPLLKGFRYEARDSQGDKEVVVYEKPLAGAGQSNVLKLQWDVLKELNEPRFPVVLEYFENGEKAFLVSEVIPGESLEDVLKRDKAAFPPLKVMEWGISLCEAVGKLHAKNLLHRGLQPSNIIRQENDSLILSGFERLCPLGEVPDECAVTPGFSAPEAYGIGDGKVDVRSDVYSIGASLYCLISGKTPHLEQRETFFAFPPFNEYKVKVSPDVENVILTAVNKKLDERFQSVTALMDALKKVYDEEATRAKLPEAVSLSFKSGMITNIGCVRSINQDSCLYMIFQAYEKSEPKDCALFVVADGMGGEAEGEKASSLAIRAIAHFMVESRIPVEAGQGTRMLLPEEVMERNKILASEALKQANSIVFEYSQKESYRKGMGSTISAALIEGDTLVVGHAGDTRVYLIRDTIEQISEDHSLVGRLVKMGQMKKEEALRSPQRSMVYRALGTSPQLDVDVYERKLQSGDTLLICSDGVWEYYLDDELLNLVQEYKEPQKICNRLVELCLERGADDNCTAIVVTMTDST
- a CDS encoding VWA domain-containing protein, producing the protein MAGEVLLDAKLSYQNVLVTSENKMVYMLIDLKAGKEVSYGPAPLNLSIVIDKSGSMYQAEKLEYVIDAVQYVIDQLRPGDIISIVPFADKSRVLIPAGQIFDKESAKKMIRNIDQVDVGSGTEMLKGINAAISEVKKNFSRDRTNHIILLTDGLTLHENKCKDECRRTTEFGISFSTIGVGDDFNEKLLIDIANSCRGKSYYIDIPRDIPNIFAQELQGVQSVMVMSPTLKVKLMKDIEARRVFKVKPLITDMGTLPAVDKTITVTLSDLQKNEPQSVLFELVLPSRQAGTYRVGRVEAIYSVPQAGSEVIGQDILINYTLDQALASVVNPQVMNVIDLVSVFRQQTRALEFAKSGDKAKATKLLRSAATTLLDHGHKELADQALAEAQRIEKGTGATSAGTKKLEYGTRKLTQLLDQLPM
- a CDS encoding FHA domain-containing protein; this encodes MKCPECGAENLEGAAYCEDCGSKLPVGSAAPPPAAGIPPVQPPVVEQAPPVVTAGGMMKCGSCGAENPAGEAYCEDCGAGLGAPAAVPAGGDAPQQVISAPPPVATAKAKITVLANSKEFLLNKDVITIGRRSPADGIYPDVDLTDDDPESYISRRHAQIIKQNDQFIFEDVGSANGSFVNGNKAVKGAQEILKNDDKLRLGKTEAVFTIMS
- a CDS encoding CbiX/SirB N-terminal domain-containing protein, with the protein product MKKAVILFAHGSMDPLWREPFERLRERVQENNAGIPVMLAYMQFSPPALADALSALKSRGAGEVLVIPLFLSAGGHMRHDLPEIKRKAIEAFPSLSLVFTDILGSRPEVQDAFVLAIQSMLSGA
- a CDS encoding alpha-amylase family glycosyl hydrolase, which gives rise to MRTERSLKELTLHIPKDAFPSPADWRDQVLYLIIVDRFSDGKEQLRPLYDPSYDGNALDGDGGARWRNAGITWEGGTLKGIISKLDYLQGLGITTLWLSPVFRQRADWRDIAREYSFVTYHGYGIQNFLDVDPHFGTREDLKDLVAQAHQRGMYVILDIIHNHTGNNWYYQGFEGVENLRNFPSYRGEPYPFGGWRTRKGGGFDGAIEEADDAVWPVEFQNPRWYSRKGAIVNWDTEPEYREGDFYELKDLDHENREVLDALIKIYRFWIYYTDCDGFRIDAVKHVGLDTSRKFCNAIREYAELIGKHNFMLMGEVAGSEHIALEYLADTTQSGLNSVLDINGPPRAMEKVIKGFLTPMELFQYYTKKSNLPLASHREMGKFHVSILDDHDQVWRYPEEGKARFLADNPFPEQIVPATGFQLTSLGIPSIYYGNEQGFDGKGGVPYADRWVRESMFGGEFGAKRTRGVHFFNDASPLYRKISKICAIRACEPTLRYGRQYFRQISRGGEAFRWPEPKEIIAWSRILAGEEILVAINTNAHEPRHARILVESELHEAHTRMEYLFSSNGPIDHAFSEVLSEGKYKCVDAQVPPMGMIIMKRRE